A region from the Aegilops tauschii subsp. strangulata cultivar AL8/78 chromosome 5, Aet v6.0, whole genome shotgun sequence genome encodes:
- the LOC109765401 gene encoding transcription factor BHLH148 isoform X1: MQMDSYYFHDDAHFFAGCGVPGSPDLPFADLIASLSEPLPEVASQSAFREYRGVGLELPGTARGGTGNGINIHRRMMGVLGRMVPVTEEEERPQQQHQQQQQQQQAAGAVESSRGFRHMMRERQRREKLSQSYADLYAMVSSRSKVLLRPSAPAVPHSISLVLECHVLSERVMPLQQDKNSIVQSAAVYIHELKVAKEQLQRRNDELKAKILGHDAQQQCVKVQFEVDEPSSSVDSMIGALRRLKSMNVKTRGIHSTLSGQRLTTEMNVETTIAACEVENAVEEALQEVERNQLPDSEAPFPGSRSAWPQTSHVQNVF, from the exons ATGCAGATGGACTCCTACTACTTCCACGACGACGCCCACTTCTTCGCCGGCTGCGGCGTCCCCGGCTCGCCGGACCTGCCCTTCGCCGACCTCATTGCGTCGCTGTCGGAGCCGCTGCCTGAGGTGGCGAGCCAGAGCGCGTTCCGGGAGTACCGCGGCGTCGGGCTGGAGCTTCCGGGGACGGCGCGGGGAGGGACGGGGAACGGGATCAACATCCACCGGAGGATGATGGGCGTGCTGGGCAGGATGGTGCCGGTCACCGAGGAGGAAGAGAGACCGCAGCAACagcaccagcagcagcagcagcagcagcaggcggCCGGCGCCGTCGAGAGCAGCCGCGGGTTCCGGCACATGATGCGCGAGCGCCAGCGCCGCGAGAAGCTCAGCCAGAGCTACGCCGACCTCTACGCCATGGTCTCCTCCCGCTCCAAGGTATTACTTCGACCGTCCGCGCCCGCTGTCCCACATTCCATTTCGCTGGTGCTCGAATGCCATGTGCTGAGTGAACGAGTGATGCCATTGCAGCAGGACAAGAACTCGATCGTGCAGTCCGCGGCCGTCTACATCCACGAGCTCAAGGTCGCCAAGGAGCAGCTCCAGAGGAGGAACGACGAGCTCAAGGCCAAGATCCTGGGGCACGACGCGCAGCAGCAGTGCGTCAAGGTGCAGTTCGAGGTCGACGAGCCCTCGTCCTCCGTCGACTCCATGATCGGGGCCCTCAGGCGCCTCAAGAGCATGAATGTCAAGACCAGGGGGATCCACTCCACCTTGTCCGGCCAGCGGTTGACGACGGAGATGAATGTCGAAACCACG ATTGCGGCCTGCGAGGTAGAAAATGCAGTGGAGGAGGCTCTCCAGGAAGTAGAGAGGAATCAGCTGCCTGACAGCGAGGCCCCGTTTCCCGGAAGCAGGAGCGCCTGGCCTCAAACATCACACGTGCAAAATGTGTTCTGA
- the LOC109765401 gene encoding transcription factor BHLH148 isoform X3, with the protein MQMDSYYFHDDAHFFAGCGVPGSPDLPFADLIASLSEPLPEVASQSAFREYRGVGLELPGTARGGTGNGINIHRRMMGVLGRMVPVTEEEERPQQQHQQQQQQQQAAGAVESSRGFRHMMRERQRREKLSQSYADLYAMVSSRSKDKNSIVQSAAVYIHELKVAKEQLQRRNDELKAKILGHDAQQQCVKVQFEVDEPSSSVDSMIGALRRLKSMNVKTRGIHSTLSGQRLTTEMNVETTIAACEVENAVEEALQEVERNQLPDSEAPFPGSRSAWPQTSHVQNVF; encoded by the exons ATGCAGATGGACTCCTACTACTTCCACGACGACGCCCACTTCTTCGCCGGCTGCGGCGTCCCCGGCTCGCCGGACCTGCCCTTCGCCGACCTCATTGCGTCGCTGTCGGAGCCGCTGCCTGAGGTGGCGAGCCAGAGCGCGTTCCGGGAGTACCGCGGCGTCGGGCTGGAGCTTCCGGGGACGGCGCGGGGAGGGACGGGGAACGGGATCAACATCCACCGGAGGATGATGGGCGTGCTGGGCAGGATGGTGCCGGTCACCGAGGAGGAAGAGAGACCGCAGCAACagcaccagcagcagcagcagcagcagcaggcggCCGGCGCCGTCGAGAGCAGCCGCGGGTTCCGGCACATGATGCGCGAGCGCCAGCGCCGCGAGAAGCTCAGCCAGAGCTACGCCGACCTCTACGCCATGGTCTCCTCCCGCTCCAAG GACAAGAACTCGATCGTGCAGTCCGCGGCCGTCTACATCCACGAGCTCAAGGTCGCCAAGGAGCAGCTCCAGAGGAGGAACGACGAGCTCAAGGCCAAGATCCTGGGGCACGACGCGCAGCAGCAGTGCGTCAAGGTGCAGTTCGAGGTCGACGAGCCCTCGTCCTCCGTCGACTCCATGATCGGGGCCCTCAGGCGCCTCAAGAGCATGAATGTCAAGACCAGGGGGATCCACTCCACCTTGTCCGGCCAGCGGTTGACGACGGAGATGAATGTCGAAACCACG ATTGCGGCCTGCGAGGTAGAAAATGCAGTGGAGGAGGCTCTCCAGGAAGTAGAGAGGAATCAGCTGCCTGACAGCGAGGCCCCGTTTCCCGGAAGCAGGAGCGCCTGGCCTCAAACATCACACGTGCAAAATGTGTTCTGA
- the LOC109765401 gene encoding transcription factor BHLH148 isoform X2 → MQMDSYYFHDDAHFFAGCGVPGSPDLPFADLIASLSEPLPEVASQSAFREYRGVGLELPGTARGGTGNGINIHRRMMGVLGRMVPVTEEEERPQQQHQQQQQQQQAAGAVESSRGFRHMMRERQRREKLSQSYADLYAMVSSRSKQDKNSIVQSAAVYIHELKVAKEQLQRRNDELKAKILGHDAQQQCVKVQFEVDEPSSSVDSMIGALRRLKSMNVKTRGIHSTLSGQRLTTEMNVETTIAACEVENAVEEALQEVERNQLPDSEAPFPGSRSAWPQTSHVQNVF, encoded by the exons ATGCAGATGGACTCCTACTACTTCCACGACGACGCCCACTTCTTCGCCGGCTGCGGCGTCCCCGGCTCGCCGGACCTGCCCTTCGCCGACCTCATTGCGTCGCTGTCGGAGCCGCTGCCTGAGGTGGCGAGCCAGAGCGCGTTCCGGGAGTACCGCGGCGTCGGGCTGGAGCTTCCGGGGACGGCGCGGGGAGGGACGGGGAACGGGATCAACATCCACCGGAGGATGATGGGCGTGCTGGGCAGGATGGTGCCGGTCACCGAGGAGGAAGAGAGACCGCAGCAACagcaccagcagcagcagcagcagcagcaggcggCCGGCGCCGTCGAGAGCAGCCGCGGGTTCCGGCACATGATGCGCGAGCGCCAGCGCCGCGAGAAGCTCAGCCAGAGCTACGCCGACCTCTACGCCATGGTCTCCTCCCGCTCCAAG CAGGACAAGAACTCGATCGTGCAGTCCGCGGCCGTCTACATCCACGAGCTCAAGGTCGCCAAGGAGCAGCTCCAGAGGAGGAACGACGAGCTCAAGGCCAAGATCCTGGGGCACGACGCGCAGCAGCAGTGCGTCAAGGTGCAGTTCGAGGTCGACGAGCCCTCGTCCTCCGTCGACTCCATGATCGGGGCCCTCAGGCGCCTCAAGAGCATGAATGTCAAGACCAGGGGGATCCACTCCACCTTGTCCGGCCAGCGGTTGACGACGGAGATGAATGTCGAAACCACG ATTGCGGCCTGCGAGGTAGAAAATGCAGTGGAGGAGGCTCTCCAGGAAGTAGAGAGGAATCAGCTGCCTGACAGCGAGGCCCCGTTTCCCGGAAGCAGGAGCGCCTGGCCTCAAACATCACACGTGCAAAATGTGTTCTGA